The Pseudomonas fulva 12-X sequence GCAGGGTGCCGTCGTTATGGGCGGCGGGGATGGCGCTGGCGTTGCCCACGGCAACCTCAACATTCACACCCACTTCGCGCAACTGCGCCTGCAGGGCGGTGGCGATCAGCGGCAGTTCCGGGCGGTCGGAGTAGGTGAGCAGCTTGAGCTGCAGGCGCTGGCCGTCCTTTTCCAGGATGCCGTCGGCGCCCGGCGTCCAGCCCTGGGCTTTGAGCAGGTCACGGGCGGCCTGCGGATCGTATTTGAGCGGCGACAGGCTGGCGTCGTGCCAGGCCGGCACGCTGCCTGCGAACATTTGCGTAGCGCCGGTGCCAGGGGCGCGCAACACGGCAGCTGTGATGCCTTCGCGGTTGATCGCCAGGCTCAGGGCACGGCGCACCTCGACCGGCGCCGTGGCGCCGTTACCGGCATTCGCCGCCAGCACCAGCACGCGCGGCACCGGGCCCATCAGCACCTGCACGTTGGGATTGCGTTGCAGGCGCGCGATGCTCGGCGGGTCGAGCTGGAACACCAGTTCGGCGCCGCCGCTTTCGGCCATCAGAGCACGGGTTTCGCCGCGCCCGGCGCCGAGGTAAGTGGTCTTCTCGATGCTCGGTTTGGTTCCCCAGTAACCATCGAAGCGTTCTGCGGCGAGGCGTTGCGGCGGCTCCAGCAGGGTCAGCTGATACGGGCCGGTGGCGATGATCTGTTTGACGTTGTCGTCGGCATCATAGGCTGCGCTGGCGAGGATATTGGTGGACGAGTGAGCCAGTAGCGCCGCCAGCGGTTTGAAGGGCTTGCTCAGGGCGATCACCACATCATTGCCATTGGCGCTGATCGCGGTGATCGGCGCGTCACGCAGCATACCGGGCTTCTTGCGCGCCGCCTCCAGGGCATGGGCGGCGACCGCTGCGGTGAGGTCGCTGCCGTCGTGGAACTTCACGCCCTGGCGGATCGACAGCGTCCACTGCTTGCCGTCGTCCGCCACGCTCCAGCGTTCGGCCAGTGCCGGCAGCGGCTGGCCCTTGGCGTCGGCCTCGAGCAGGGTTTCGGTGATCTGCATGCGCTGGAAAATGAACCCGGAAATCGCCGGATCCAGCCCGCCGATCTCGAACGGCGCGACCACGTCGAACACGCGATCATCGGCGGCGACATGGCCGGCTGTCAGCGTCAGCCAGGTGGCTAGGGCACCGGCGAGCAGCGATAGGCGAGGGCGATTGCTGAGCAGCATGGGTAGATCCTTGGCAAGTTCGAGTTACGAGCAGGAGCCAGCGCCACGCTGCCCGGTAAGAAAAACGGGCGGGCAATATAGTAATGTTATGTTGTATCGTCTAGCCGCGGTTATTTGCCTTGTGTAGGAGGCTGGTGTCACTTCGCCGGCCTATCAGCCAAAATCGCGGTTATTTAAAGCTTCTTAAAAATTGACGCCAAAATTTAGATTTTTGCTGGAAACTGTGTATCTATTGCCTCTTTCACCCCTTCTTGCAAAGCATTCAGCCGCTCTAGCACGCGATTTTTCTATGCGCCTCGGCCATCTTCTGCTGGTACTCTGTTAAGCCTTGTAACAATTTTCGGCGCTTGGCTATGACGCTTCTGTCTCGCCGCCCATCTCGCAACGCCTCAAACACGCTTAAGGATGAGACCCGCCATGAACCTCCGATCCATGCCCATCGCCCGCCGAAGCCTGCTGTGTTTTGGCGCTATTGCCATTCTGGTAGTGCTGCTGGGGCTGTTCAGCCTTTACCAGATGAGCAATATCCGCAGCGAGAGCGAAGTGATCGAGCAGAACTCGATTCCCGGAATCGTATCGAGCAGCAAGCTGGCATTGGCGTTGGCACGCCTGCGCCTGGAAACCCTGCGCCTGGCGGCCGACCCCGCCAAGGTCGACGCCACCTACGTGAAGATCCAGGACATCGGCGTGCTGATCGAAGCCGAGCTGGCGCGCTACAAGACCATGATCGGAGTGCCCGAGGAACAGGAGCATTTCGACAAACTGACCGATATCTTCCACGAGTACCTGCAGCATGACGCGACCCTGGTCACCCTGATCAAGCAGGACCGTATGGATGAAGTGCGTGATCTGCTGGCCAAGCGGCTGAACGACCTGGGCATTGCCATGAACGCGTCCTCGGGCAAGTTGCAGAGCATCAACCTCGATGAGGCCAATCATCAGACCGAGCAGGCGGTGGCGCTGTTCTCCAACGCGCAGAAAGTCACCGTGCTGGCCATCATCCTCGCCGTGGCGCTGACCCTGCTGCTGTCCTGGCGGATGACCCACAGCCTGACCGCGCCGCTGGGAACCGCCGTGGCCGCCGCGCAAACCATCGCCTCGGGCGACCTGACCCGTCAGCTGGACCTGACCGGCAAGGACGAAGCGGCGCAACTGCTGCAGGCCATGCACAGCATGCAGACCACCCTGCGCAGCACCCTGGAGCACATCGGCAAATCCGCCGAGCAACTGGCGGCCTCCACCGAAGAGATGAGCGCGGTGATGAGCGAGAGCGCCCAGGGCTTGCAGCAGCAGAACAACGAAATCGAGATGGCCGCCACCGCCGTGACCGAAATGAGCCACGCCGTGGAAGAGGTAGCGTCCAACGCCGTGACCACCTCGGCCGACTCCAAGGCCGCCGCCGAGACCGCGCGCTTCGGCCAGGTGCAGCTCACCGATACCCTGAGCGCCATCGGCTCCCTCACCGGCAACGTGCTGAGCGCCTCGGAGCAGGCTCGTAATCTTGCCGAGCAGACCCAGAACATCAGCAAGGTGCTGGACGTGATCCGCGCCGTGGCCGAACAGACCAACCTGCTGGCCCTCAACGCCGCCATCGAGGCCGCCCGTGCCGGCGAAGCCGGGCGCGGTTTCGCCGTGGTGGCCGACGAGGTGCGCTCGCTGGCCCATCGCACCGGCGAGTCGACCCGGGAAATCGAACAGATGATCGGCGGCATCCAGCAGGGCACCAACCAGACCGTCTCGGCCCTGATGACCAGCGCCGACCAGGCCCGCCAGACCCAGGAGCAGGCCAGCGCCGCCAATCAGGCCCTGAGCACCATCACCCAGGCGGTCAGCGGCATCGACGAACGCAACCTGGTGATCGCCAGCGCCGCCGAAGAACAGGCCCAGGTAGCCCGCGAAGTGGACCGCAACCTGGTGCGCATCCGCGACCTGTCGATCCAGACCTCCGCCGGCGCCGAACAAACCCAGACCGCCAGCCAGGAACTGTCGCGCCTGGCTGGTGACCTGAGTGGGCTGGTGCGTCGGTTTAAGGTTTGATGGCTGTTGTTTGCGTTAGCCGGGGCAGTGAGCTCCGGTGGCAGACAGGTGTCCATGAGTGCGATGGACGGTATCTCGCTGAGTAGGCCTCGGTCACGCACTTGTTAAGGCAGCGTATCTCATTTGTGCGGTACTGCAGTTGAGGGCGTAGCAAGATCAAATGGCCGGACCTATACTCGCCGACATGAAGACGCTCACTCTCGAACTCGACGGAACCGATCCGTGCAAGCTTTCTATGGCTCGCGTGACGGAATATCTGCGTGAGCTAGCTGAGCTTTTTGGCTCTCATGAAAGCGTACATTTTGACTCGGTTACTGAGGGTTGTGTCTGTCTGAATACATGGATAGAAGACGACAAGTACCCTCATGTACTAAATCGCGTGCGTGAGGCCGCTCAGGGCATAGGGCCTAAGCGAGCAAGAAAAGCTTACATGCAGCTATCTGCATTGATGGAGCAGGACCGCGTTGACGGTATCCTGCAAACTCCAGATGCGAATATTTTGCAGTTTCCAAAAGCCAAGGCTGCTGAGCCTGCAATGGTCGTTATCAAGCAAGGTAGCGTCCAAGGGCGCCTCTATATTGTCGGTGGGAAAGACGATACGGTTCCTGTTCGGCTTGAAGGTGCAGATGGCGAAACTCTGCTTTGCGAGGCCAATACTTTGCTAGCTGAAGAGTTAGGAAAGTTGCTCTTCAAGCACATTCGCGTTCATGGCAAGGGGGAGTGGGAAAGCCGGCCAAATGGAGGTTGGAGGCTACGCAAGATGATCATCCAATCCTACGAGAAGCTTGATAGAGTTTCTCTGCGCAGTGCCGTAGGTAAGCTTAAAGCCGTTGGTGGCATGAGCTGGAATGAAATGGATGATCCTCATGGAACGATCCATAACCTAAGGGGATGAGGTGCGCATAGTTCTAGACACCAATGTGCTCGTTCAAGCATTGAGAAATGCAAAAGACGGCATCGTCTTAGTCGATCCCGCCACTGGAAAGAACGTCGATAGGGCCGAGGCTAGGGCTGAGGCCCTAGTCGAACAAATCGATGTGAGGGGCGGTACGGTGCTTATACCCACCCCTGTCTTGGCTGAGTATCTGGTGGGGGTTGAACGGTCCCACCATCAGCAACATCTTGATATCGTCAACGGTGTTTCATGCTTTGAAATAGTCGCCTTTGATCAAATTGCGGCTGTCGAGTGTGCGCGCATGGTTGATGACAATGAGTTGAAGGTTCTGGATCCCGATGCTATCAAGGCAAAGCTGCGGTTTGACCGTCAGATCATCGCGATTGCGCTTGCAAATAATGCAGATGAGATTTGGACCCATGACAAAGGCCTTTATAAAAAGGCTCAGCGCTGTGGGCTTGTTGTGAAGTGTCTAGCTGATATAGAGCCTAATCCGCAGCAACTTGAGGCGGACTTAGGGCAATGAGTTAAGCCAAAGAGGATAGAATTTATTTTGCCTGTTCTTGGCTCGCTCTAATCTGGTTCTCAAACCTCATCAAATCCCGCATCTTGCTCACCATCATCTCGATAATCCTCTGTTCATCAAACTCGCCCAATCCCCATTCAAAACCAATAATTGATTTTCCCTCCGTCCAGGGCGCCTTGGTTGGCTTTGTGAACAGCTTGCGGCCTTCATCCATCAGCGCCTTGTCGACGTCGCACAGATACACCCTTACAAAAGGCCGCAGGTACTCTTCGCTGCACTGAAGGTAAAGCACCACATCCGACCAGCCTTCCCAGTCGTTGCAGGCGTAGCGAAGGGCCGGGCCATTCTTCCAGTTATGGCGCCGGGTAAAAGGCGTGTAGCCCGGAACTTCTGCCTGCAGCCGTTTGAGAATGCGCTTGTCGAGCTCATTAATGGCCTTGTCACGCAGCTTGTTGAGGTCGTTGATCTGTGGCAGGTGGGTGAAGACGAAATCCAGGGTGTTGGCGTCCATGCGGCGCTCCACGGCGATGTTTTTCAGGTGCAGCACGAACTCGTCGGCTAACACCCGCCATTTATTCAGAGGTTGGGTTTGCAGTTGGCGCGCCATTTCGTCCTCGATGGCCGCAATCAACTTGGCGTAGCTCACGCCTATCCAGTTCTTGGCTTTGCTCTTGCCCGATGGCGAGAGCACCACGCACAGTCGCCGGCGATGTTTATCGTCCTTCAGGCCGTTGGCATATTCCTCGTAATCGGAGAACGGATTGATCTGGCTGTGCAGGACCTTGTTCTCGAGCAGCAGATCCCAGTCATCACCGAGCAACAGCAGGTCGATACGGTTGCCGTTCTGTGTGCTCACCTCACGCTGAGGTGGTGCACGCAAGGTCGCCTGCAGTTCGTCGACATGAGGCAGGCAATTGAGCAGTGCCCGGAGGAAGCAATCTCCCTGACCGTGTACTTGGGACGGATCGAGGAAGAAGGCCAGCAAGTCTGTGGTGGGGTTTTCGAAATAGCCGCGGCCACCAAGCGCGAAGATGCTCGGCTCGTAATCGGGCTGTCGGTAATGGGCGGCTTTCGCCAGCAGGGTGCGTGCGTCTTCCAGTTCCATGGAATGGTTTCCTAAGAAGGTTCTTTATTTGTTGTGGTCGCTGGCGCGCCGTTCTTCAAAGCGCCTGCACAATTCGGCACTTCGGAAATCCCGAGCATCCCCAAAACTGCTGCCCGGCTTTCGCCCCGGATTTCACGGTGCGAATCAGCAGGGCGTTGCCGCATTTCGGGCATTGGCGTTCGGCGGTCGGGTCGCTGCGTCGTTTGAGGTTCTGTACATGCTCGCGGTGGGTGGCGAGGGTCGGGGCGCGGCGGCCGCGTTGCAGGGTTTGCAGCATGGCCTCGATTTGCGCTTCGGCGAATACCGGCTGCTGGAACGAGCGGATATAACGAACAAAGCCGCCGCCTTGCGTGACGTTGGCCGGCATCTCGGTCTTGAAGGTGCTGCCGCCGATAAAGCTGATCACCGAGTGCAGATGCTCGGGTGCAATGCCAAGCGCGGCTTCAAGGGCCTTGAGGTGTTTGTAGTTCTGGCGCAGCGGGTTCTGGAACTTGAAACTGCGCCGCCTGAAGCGTTGCGTCCACTGCGCCTGGCGCTCACCGCCAAAGATCCAGCCGCCCATGTTCTTGGTTTCCAGCACGAAGATGCCGTACACCGACAGAAACACGTGGTCGATCTGCGTGGTGCCGTCCGGCGTATTCAGGGTGACGTTGTGCAGGCGGCGGTAGGTGCGTTCATCCAGTTGCCGATGGGCGACGAAGCGCACCAGCAGTTCGCCGATATGCCCCTTGGCCCAGGGCGATTTGAGCAGGCCAATTAGAAAGGCTGCCGGAATGAGCCAGCAGAGCGTGCCCCAAACCTGGGCAATGAGAGGTGTGAAGTCCATTTCTCAACCATCGGGTAATCCTGATTGAGCCGGATCTTAACCAAAGAGCGGTGGTGGCACTATGGTATTTGCAGGCTGTCGCCGCAGCCTCTGCGCGTGCCAGGACTGCCCGCTTTTAGTGCCTCATCGCTGAACTAGTCGAAGCTCACTGCGCTCAGATGATCGATTCGTCGACATTTGTTCCCGATCTTCGGGGAAAAGCTGTCTCGCTTAGCTAGTACAGAGGACTCAGCATGACTAAGACTACGCCCGAGAAGGATCTGCGAATTGAGACGATTCGCGGACTGGCGCTGTTTCTGATGGTAGCGGGCCACGTCATCGGCAGTTCGTCCGACCTGGGCATGAAGGTGCCGGACGACTCGGTGCTGCGCTATCTCTACGATTCGCTCGTTTACATCCGCATGCCGCTGTTCACCGCCATCTCGGGTTACGTGTATGCGCTGCGGCCGGTGGACGCCGACTGTGAGCTGTCGCGCTTTTACCAGGGCAAGTTCAAACGCGTGGGCATACCGCTGCTGACGGTCTCGACGCTGTTCTTCGTCATGCAAATGATCGTGCCCAACACCAACGACAAGCCGCAGCTGAGCGAGATCTTCAGCATCTACTTCTTCAGCTACGCGCACTTCTGGTTCCTGCAGGCGATCTTTTGCATCTTCGTGGTGATTTCTTTGCTGGAGAAGGCTGGCCTGCTGCTGAGCCTGCGCAACTATGGCCTGGTGTTCGCGGCGGCCTTGGCGGCGTCCTTCGCGTCGGAGAGCGTCCCGAACCTGTTCAGCCTCGACCGGGCGGTGGAGCTGTTGCCGTTCTTCCTGCTGGGCCTGGGGCTTTATCGCTTCAGCGCGCAGCTGATCACCCGCAGCAGCGTCATCACCATGGCCGCGGCGCTGGTGATTCTGGTGGGCATCGACCAGGCCTATCTGTTCGCGTTGCTCGACCTCGACGACATGGATCTGGCCCTGGTCGGCACGGCGCTGGGTCTGGCCGCCATCAGCCTGCTGATCGCCCGGCGCTTCTACTTCATGCCGCTGGCCTGGCTGGGTTACTTCTCCTTCGAGATCTACCTGTTCCACGTCTTCGGCACGGCGGGTGCGCGCATCGTGCTGAACAAGCTGCAGATCGAGGAGCAGTGGCTGGTCTTCACCGTCAGCATGGCGCTGGGGCTGCTGCTGCCGGTGGCGTTCAAGCAGGTGCTGGAACGCATCGGCCCGCTGCATTTTCTCAGCGTGGCCTTCTTTGGCGCCAAGACGCGGGTC is a genomic window containing:
- a CDS encoding methyl-accepting chemotaxis protein, giving the protein MALFSNAQKVTVLAIILAVALTLLLSWRMTHSLTAPLGTAVAAAQTIASGDLTRQLDLTGKDEAAQLLQAMHSMQTTLRSTLEHIGKSAEQLAASTEEMSAVMSESAQGLQQQNNEIEMAATAVTEMSHAVEEVASNAVTTSADSKAAAETARFGQVQLTDTLSAIGSLTGNVLSASEQARNLAEQTQNISKVLDVIRAVAEQTNLLALNAAIEAARAGEAGRGFAVVADEVRSLAHRTGESTREIEQMIGGIQQGTNQTVSALMTSADQARQTQEQASAANQALSTITQAVSGIDERNLVIASAAEEQAQVAREVDRNLVRIRDLSIQTSAGAEQTQTASQELSRLAGDLSGLVRRFKV
- a CDS encoding ABC transporter substrate-binding protein; its protein translation is MLLSNRPRLSLLAGALATWLTLTAGHVAADDRVFDVVAPFEIGGLDPAISGFIFQRMQITETLLEADAKGQPLPALAERWSVADDGKQWTLSIRQGVKFHDGSDLTAAVAAHALEAARKKPGMLRDAPITAISANGNDVVIALSKPFKPLAALLAHSSTNILASAAYDADDNVKQIIATGPYQLTLLEPPQRLAAERFDGYWGTKPSIEKTTYLGAGRGETRALMAESGGAELVFQLDPPSIARLQRNPNVQVLMGPVPRVLVLAANAGNGATAPVEVRRALSLAINREGITAAVLRAPGTGATQMFAGSVPAWHDASLSPLKYDPQAARDLLKAQGWTPGADGILEKDGQRLQLKLLTYSDRPELPLIATALQAQLREVGVNVEVAVGNASAIPAAHNDGTLQLALYGRNYALVPDPLLTLMADFGNGGAEWGPLGWNNPQFEQTLTALLASNDPAEQQQLRNKLMALVQNDLPLIPIAWYRQSIAVSKQVEGAAIDPFERTFGLSSMRWRP
- a CDS encoding type II toxin-antitoxin system VapC family toxin, which encodes MRIVLDTNVLVQALRNAKDGIVLVDPATGKNVDRAEARAEALVEQIDVRGGTVLIPTPVLAEYLVGVERSHHQQHLDIVNGVSCFEIVAFDQIAAVECARMVDDNELKVLDPDAIKAKLRFDRQIIAIALANNADEIWTHDKGLYKKAQRCGLVVKCLADIEPNPQQLEADLGQ
- a CDS encoding acyltransferase family protein → MTKTTPEKDLRIETIRGLALFLMVAGHVIGSSSDLGMKVPDDSVLRYLYDSLVYIRMPLFTAISGYVYALRPVDADCELSRFYQGKFKRVGIPLLTVSTLFFVMQMIVPNTNDKPQLSEIFSIYFFSYAHFWFLQAIFCIFVVISLLEKAGLLLSLRNYGLVFAAALAASFASESVPNLFSLDRAVELLPFFLLGLGLYRFSAQLITRSSVITMAAALVILVGIDQAYLFALLDLDDMDLALVGTALGLAAISLLIARRFYFMPLAWLGYFSFEIYLFHVFGTAGARIVLNKLQIEEQWLVFTVSMALGLLLPVAFKQVLERIGPLHFLSVAFFGAKTRVNRATAPLQKRATA
- a CDS encoding PD-(D/E)XK nuclease family protein, which translates into the protein MELEDARTLLAKAAHYRQPDYEPSIFALGGRGYFENPTTDLLAFFLDPSQVHGQGDCFLRALLNCLPHVDELQATLRAPPQREVSTQNGNRIDLLLLGDDWDLLLENKVLHSQINPFSDYEEYANGLKDDKHRRRLCVVLSPSGKSKAKNWIGVSYAKLIAAIEDEMARQLQTQPLNKWRVLADEFVLHLKNIAVERRMDANTLDFVFTHLPQINDLNKLRDKAINELDKRILKRLQAEVPGYTPFTRRHNWKNGPALRYACNDWEGWSDVVLYLQCSEEYLRPFVRVYLCDVDKALMDEGRKLFTKPTKAPWTEGKSIIGFEWGLGEFDEQRIIEMMVSKMRDLMRFENQIRASQEQAK
- a CDS encoding nuclease-related domain-containing protein, which produces MDFTPLIAQVWGTLCWLIPAAFLIGLLKSPWAKGHIGELLVRFVAHRQLDERTYRRLHNVTLNTPDGTTQIDHVFLSVYGIFVLETKNMGGWIFGGERQAQWTQRFRRRSFKFQNPLRQNYKHLKALEAALGIAPEHLHSVISFIGGSTFKTEMPANVTQGGGFVRYIRSFQQPVFAEAQIEAMLQTLQRGRRAPTLATHREHVQNLKRRSDPTAERQCPKCGNALLIRTVKSGAKAGQQFWGCSGFPKCRIVQAL